A section of the Tamandua tetradactyla isolate mTamTet1 chromosome 4, mTamTet1.pri, whole genome shotgun sequence genome encodes:
- the RPS27 gene encoding small ribosomal subunit protein eS27: MPLAKDLLHPSPEEEKRKHKKKRLVQSPNSYFMDVKCPGCYKITTVFSHAQTVVLCVGCSTVLCQPTGGKARLTEGCSFRRKQH; this comes from the exons ATGCCT CTCGCAAAAGACCTCCTTCATCCCTCTccagaggaggagaagaggaaacACAAGAAGAAGCGCCTGGTGCAGAGCCCCAACTCCTACTTCATGGATGTGAAATGTCCAG ggtgcTATAAAATCACCACGGTCTTTAGCCATGCACAGACAGTAGTTTTGTGTGTTGGCTGTTCCACTGTTCTCTGCCAGCCTACTGGAGGAAAAGCAAGGCTTACAGAAG GATGCTCCTTCAGAAGGAAGCAGCACTAA